The Nitrospiraceae bacterium genome has a window encoding:
- a CDS encoding DUF4384 domain-containing protein has protein sequence MNARRQSLRRPASTHAGLLVFVPFLLLASCAAAPFLIPAGIEFARNLLVTSNKNYGGKYSEDMNRLMVRLSTPYVAMGLPMGTSPAALVPPTMLMQQQQAMMNAQASGQQGVGMGMGMGYPDPYNPAGGMAGGYGMQGYGGMGGYGGMSGYGGMGGYGTSQYGYQGQVGGYYDPSNPYASVPGMNVQAPAYGMTQPYGGQYGQYGTQPYGGQMGGYPPQPGYPAQQGLPPQPGYPSAAPGMAAQAPAPGYPPQGMQGYGQPPMQPGTYQQQMDPYQQQAMQGGYQQQPMQPGAMGGYQQQGMQGYQQPMQGYAQQPVQGYAQPGMPQPYGQAPNVGVSYPGGVYPRGIPGPVEPVALDVALIRQVNGPNGKQVTLVQDGETLKGGQDGDRFKLVVRTNCECFVYVISIDGSGWAQPVFPTANGTVGNPLKPEVEQAFPDGPYWFTLDQFKGVETFFLVASPARRTDVEESLAQLAGQQRPAGQVAAQVEEPAVIPNGFGKTQAGHATQVRDEAQQAVQVTPLSYVAAKVGDDVRVTRWFRHQ, from the coding sequence ATGAATGCACGCCGACAGTCGCTCCGGCGCCCTGCCAGCACCCACGCGGGGCTACTGGTTTTTGTGCCCTTTCTGCTTTTGGCGTCCTGTGCCGCCGCGCCGTTTTTGATTCCGGCCGGTATTGAATTCGCCCGCAATCTCCTCGTCACCAGCAACAAAAATTACGGCGGCAAGTATTCCGAAGACATGAATCGGCTGATGGTGCGTCTCAGCACGCCCTATGTGGCGATGGGGTTGCCCATGGGCACCTCGCCTGCGGCGTTGGTCCCGCCGACCATGCTGATGCAGCAGCAACAGGCGATGATGAACGCCCAAGCATCCGGCCAGCAAGGTGTGGGGATGGGCATGGGTATGGGATACCCAGATCCGTACAATCCCGCGGGCGGCATGGCGGGTGGCTATGGAATGCAGGGATACGGCGGGATGGGCGGATACGGCGGCATGAGCGGGTATGGTGGAATGGGTGGGTACGGAACGTCGCAATACGGTTATCAAGGGCAGGTCGGAGGGTATTATGATCCCAGTAATCCCTATGCCTCTGTGCCCGGCATGAATGTGCAGGCTCCTGCCTATGGCATGACACAGCCCTACGGCGGGCAGTATGGCCAGTACGGGACCCAACCCTATGGAGGGCAGATGGGTGGATACCCGCCCCAGCCCGGCTATCCAGCCCAACAGGGATTACCGCCGCAACCGGGCTATCCGTCCGCCGCGCCGGGCATGGCCGCGCAGGCTCCCGCTCCCGGCTATCCTCCACAAGGGATGCAGGGCTATGGTCAGCCGCCGATGCAACCGGGGACGTACCAACAGCAGATGGATCCCTATCAACAACAAGCCATGCAGGGCGGCTATCAGCAACAACCGATGCAACCAGGGGCGATGGGTGGTTACCAGCAGCAAGGGATGCAGGGATATCAGCAGCCGATGCAAGGCTACGCCCAGCAGCCGGTGCAGGGCTATGCCCAGCCTGGGATGCCGCAGCCTTATGGGCAGGCCCCTAACGTCGGCGTGTCGTACCCGGGCGGCGTCTATCCGCGAGGCATCCCAGGACCGGTTGAACCGGTGGCATTGGACGTGGCGCTCATCCGCCAGGTCAATGGACCGAACGGAAAGCAAGTGACGCTCGTGCAGGACGGTGAAACCTTGAAGGGCGGGCAGGACGGAGATCGCTTCAAGCTGGTGGTGCGAACCAACTGTGAATGTTTCGTGTACGTGATCTCCATCGATGGTTCGGGGTGGGCGCAGCCGGTCTTCCCTACGGCCAACGGCACGGTCGGCAATCCGCTCAAGCCGGAGGTGGAGCAGGCCTTCCCGGACGGGCCCTATTGGTTCACGCTCGATCAGTTCAAGGGGGTGGAGACCTTCTTTCTCGTCGCCTCTCCCGCGCGGCGGACCGATGTGGAGGAAAGTCTCGCGCAACTGGCCGGCCAACAACGACCGGCGGGGCAGGTTGCCGCGCAGGTCGAGGAACCGGCCGTGATTCCGAACGGATTCGGCAAGACTCAGGCTGGTCATGCCACTCAGGTGCGTGACGAAGCGCAACAGGCCGTCCAGGTCACCCCGCTCTCTTATGTGGCGGCGAAGGTGGGAGATGATGTGCGGGTCACGCGCTGGTTTCGCCACCAGTAG
- a CDS encoding sigma-70 family RNA polymerase sigma factor, with amino-acid sequence MTEVATEDPQAFEKLYGLYEQRVYHYICTLVRDPNLAEEVVGDVMLAVWQGARRFAHQSRVSTWIFGIARHKAFDALRRHGRHQQQALPLDDAPDIPDREDSPVEQIHREQLGWITRQAVAKLSPEHQEILRLVFYEELPYDEIATLLEIHESTVKTRVFYAKQQLKRHMDRVTAGESVL; translated from the coding sequence GTGACGGAGGTGGCAACGGAAGATCCCCAGGCCTTTGAGAAGCTGTACGGGCTCTACGAACAGCGCGTCTACCATTATATCTGTACATTGGTGCGGGATCCCAACCTGGCGGAAGAGGTCGTCGGCGACGTCATGCTGGCCGTGTGGCAGGGGGCGCGTCGTTTCGCCCATCAGTCGCGGGTCTCCACATGGATTTTCGGGATCGCACGACATAAGGCCTTTGACGCGCTTCGCCGCCATGGCCGCCACCAGCAACAGGCGCTTCCGCTCGACGACGCACCGGACATTCCCGATCGGGAGGACTCACCGGTCGAGCAGATCCATCGCGAACAATTGGGGTGGATCACCAGACAAGCCGTGGCCAAGTTGTCCCCCGAACATCAGGAGATCCTTCGGCTGGTCTTCTATGAGGAGCTGCCCTACGACGAGATCGCAACCTTGCTCGAGATTCATGAAAGCACCGTCAAGACGCGCGTCTTCTACGCAAAGCAGCAGCTGAAACGTCACATGGACCGCGTGACGGCAGGAGAGTCCGTGCTATGA
- a CDS encoding zf-HC2 domain-containing protein translates to MSAPHETQAAHPTALLLPWYVSGTLKDQERLAVEHHLADCDACRREMEELKALRLPMRDAFAATPAPAPRLKTAVMAKIQSAREDRPASNSQPAALPVGETLEQWFRNLFAPRWMPTLAATLLVGQLLLLLWSAGQQSPLPPSTISTRAVAPVSTKVQILFQESVTEAQIRRIVQGLQGRIVDGPGADGRYTVEVGPAVADQVDARIQSLRQQSKIIRRAERLSP, encoded by the coding sequence ATGAGCGCACCGCACGAGACCCAAGCCGCACATCCCACTGCCCTGCTCCTCCCCTGGTATGTGAGCGGCACCCTGAAGGACCAAGAACGCCTGGCGGTGGAACACCACCTCGCCGACTGCGATGCCTGTCGGCGCGAGATGGAGGAACTCAAAGCCTTGCGGCTCCCGATGCGGGATGCCTTTGCCGCAACACCGGCCCCCGCCCCACGGCTCAAAACCGCGGTGATGGCCAAGATCCAGAGCGCCCGGGAAGATCGTCCCGCTTCCAATTCCCAGCCGGCCGCACTCCCAGTGGGCGAAACCCTTGAACAGTGGTTCCGGAACCTGTTTGCACCGCGCTGGATGCCGACGCTGGCAGCCACGCTCCTGGTCGGCCAACTGCTCTTGCTGCTGTGGTCGGCGGGGCAGCAGAGCCCGCTGCCTCCGAGCACCATCTCCACAAGGGCTGTTGCCCCCGTGTCCACCAAGGTTCAGATCCTGTTTCAGGAATCGGTCACCGAGGCACAGATTCGACGGATCGTACAGGGCTTGCAAGGCCGTATCGTGGATGGGCCTGGTGCCGATGGACGCTATACCGTGGAAGTGGGACCGGCAGTGGCAGATCAGGTCGATGCAAGAATCCAGAGCCTGCGACAGCAGTCCAAAATCATTCGGCGGGCGGAGCGGCTGTCGCCTTGA
- a CDS encoding caspase family protein: MMQRIATLLLCTLIAFPTAQAAEAGKAGTKRALLIGINRYQVLPTLNGSLNDIETMRQVLTTRWGFQPQHIAMLTDQAATRAGIFAAFERLVQETGPSDMVYVHYSGHGSQVEDVSGDEVDDHLDETLVPHDGRTPNIPDITDDELEAIVARLKARSVLIVLDSCHSGTATRSLDIRTRSVPQDTRTELYRSSGVQTRQVVPVTSTRYVLMTGAAANQEALDGPVGGRYHGFFSYSLSRSMGSASPSASPREIFSGVEREMKRIQAHFGRISMPEPQLEAPPALMDAPLLPAPSEPGNGANATGTARLPWVEVKAQNGGDFLLVNGQLLGATPGSTWAVYPPNEVGFAPGKSLGLLTVTQTRAKDALAKPQGKELSVAAGSRAVAFLPAASPERVPIRLLDVPKERRAKIEQVLHEQGREVQIVEPGQSAQFLVDVKENQLQLYSADGLQLVSSFAMEDSQWGAGLALVLSRSANASELLTLDNPSAQIKVDVRIAGAPRRQSRGIAVVADTEPAQYRIRREGDPRTAGNSLQLEIQATADSYLTIVDVDSEGHLNLLFPTEHQQASFYPEGWVRAGDVVTIPDSLQSGNHAGFHWDYAPPTGTDTVRVFASTDLETAQAIRRRVRSTSAPASQATTMVTTRSVVASSVTNLRQDLSRIATRGLSSVYDPTPAALTGQPAAPSIPAPAAPTPSPMTNPVPQADPPAAQPIANGPPADWTATSLTIQVAP; the protein is encoded by the coding sequence ATGATGCAGCGTATCGCGACCCTGCTTCTCTGCACCCTGATCGCTTTTCCCACGGCTCAGGCTGCGGAAGCAGGCAAGGCCGGGACAAAACGGGCCTTGCTGATCGGCATCAATCGTTACCAAGTACTTCCCACTCTCAACGGGTCTCTCAACGATATCGAAACCATGCGGCAAGTACTCACCACACGCTGGGGGTTTCAGCCGCAACACATCGCGATGCTCACCGACCAGGCTGCCACCCGAGCCGGCATCTTTGCGGCTTTTGAACGATTGGTCCAAGAGACCGGCCCATCGGACATGGTCTACGTGCATTACTCGGGACACGGCTCCCAAGTCGAGGACGTCAGCGGTGACGAAGTCGACGATCACCTGGACGAAACGCTGGTGCCGCATGACGGACGAACTCCCAACATTCCCGACATCACCGACGACGAATTGGAGGCCATCGTCGCCAGGCTGAAGGCCCGCAGCGTCTTGATCGTCCTCGACTCCTGCCATTCAGGAACCGCAACGCGTTCTTTGGACATCCGGACCCGTTCGGTCCCGCAAGATACGAGGACTGAGCTGTACCGATCGTCCGGTGTGCAAACGCGTCAGGTCGTCCCGGTCACCAGCACACGCTACGTCCTCATGACCGGCGCCGCCGCCAACCAAGAAGCCCTCGACGGACCGGTCGGGGGACGCTATCACGGGTTTTTTTCCTACTCACTGTCTCGCAGCATGGGCTCGGCCAGCCCCTCCGCCTCGCCGCGGGAGATTTTTTCGGGAGTCGAGAGGGAGATGAAACGCATCCAGGCCCACTTCGGCCGCATCTCGATGCCGGAGCCACAACTGGAAGCCCCTCCCGCGCTGATGGACGCCCCGCTCCTGCCCGCGCCCTCCGAGCCGGGCAATGGAGCGAATGCGACCGGGACTGCCCGTTTGCCTTGGGTCGAGGTCAAAGCGCAGAACGGGGGAGACTTTCTCCTCGTCAACGGCCAGTTGCTCGGCGCCACGCCGGGATCGACGTGGGCGGTGTATCCTCCGAACGAAGTGGGATTCGCACCCGGCAAGTCGCTCGGCCTGCTGACGGTTACGCAGACACGAGCAAAAGATGCCCTCGCCAAACCGCAGGGCAAGGAGCTTTCGGTCGCAGCCGGCTCGCGTGCCGTGGCATTTCTGCCGGCGGCTTCGCCGGAACGAGTGCCCATTCGCCTGTTGGATGTCCCGAAGGAACGTCGCGCAAAGATCGAGCAGGTCCTGCACGAACAGGGACGTGAGGTGCAAATTGTCGAGCCTGGGCAGTCGGCTCAATTTCTGGTGGATGTGAAGGAGAATCAGCTACAGCTGTATTCCGCGGATGGGCTGCAGCTCGTCAGCTCGTTCGCGATGGAAGACTCGCAGTGGGGCGCCGGGCTGGCGCTGGTGTTGTCCCGTTCCGCCAACGCCTCCGAACTCCTGACCCTGGATAATCCTTCGGCGCAGATCAAAGTCGACGTGAGAATCGCCGGAGCGCCTCGCCGCCAAAGCCGCGGGATCGCCGTGGTCGCTGACACGGAACCGGCACAGTACCGCATCCGGCGCGAAGGCGACCCCCGCACAGCCGGTAACAGCCTGCAGTTGGAAATCCAGGCAACGGCGGATAGCTACCTGACCATTGTGGATGTGGATTCCGAAGGGCACCTTAATCTTCTGTTTCCGACTGAACATCAACAAGCGTCCTTCTATCCCGAAGGTTGGGTGCGGGCCGGTGACGTGGTGACGATTCCGGATTCGTTGCAGTCGGGAAATCATGCGGGTTTTCATTGGGACTATGCGCCTCCGACCGGTACCGACACGGTGCGGGTGTTTGCATCGACGGATCTGGAGACCGCGCAAGCCATCCGCCGGAGAGTGAGGAGTACTTCCGCGCCGGCGTCTCAGGCTACGACAATGGTGACCACGCGATCGGTGGTCGCATCGAGCGTCACGAATCTCCGCCAGGACTTGAGTCGAATCGCCACGCGTGGACTCTCCTCGGTCTACGATCCGACTCCCGCTGCCTTGACCGGGCAGCCGGCAGCTCCTTCGATACCTGCACCAGCGGCCCCGACGCCAAGCCCGATGACGAATCCCGTCCCTCAAGCCGATCCCCCTGCCGCGCAGCCGATCGCGAACGGACCTCCGGCCGATTGGACCGCAACGTCACTCACAATCCAAGTTGCGCCCTGA
- a CDS encoding roadblock/LC7 domain-containing protein — MISETLKAHFGNHLAALCASCDAADMVMVATLDGRLVAEQQRKNHHGERAAVMSSSLMALGDAIAKELSLGTCQIIISENDKGIVLFKHIAQDFVLVCLTESSGGLGALLSWTKRSAEDMASSVPAAAA; from the coding sequence ATGATCTCTGAGACACTCAAAGCCCATTTCGGCAATCATCTCGCGGCGCTCTGTGCAAGCTGTGACGCAGCCGACATGGTTATGGTGGCCACGCTCGACGGCCGGTTGGTCGCCGAACAGCAGCGTAAGAACCATCACGGCGAACGGGCTGCCGTCATGAGCAGCTCCCTGATGGCGTTGGGAGATGCCATCGCCAAGGAGCTTTCACTCGGTACCTGTCAGATTATCATCTCCGAAAACGACAAGGGGATCGTGTTGTTCAAGCACATCGCTCAGGACTTCGTGTTGGTCTGCCTGACAGAGTCGAGCGGAGGGCTCGGGGCGTTGCTCAGTTGGACCAAGCGGAGTGCGGAAGACATGGCGAGCAGCGTCCCTGCCGCCGCAGCCTAG
- a CDS encoding response regulator, whose protein sequence is MSILIVDDAPEQLLILERVLRAAGYEKTHAVSSAAAAFDLLGIGVAGATPMPVDLILMDLMMPDVDGLQACRKIKAVPQLSHIPIIVVTAKTDAESLQRAFIAGATDYIRKPVIPVELIGRTCSVLSQKLEMDLRKKRERELEEALRELKVLRGYAPICCGCKKIRNADGQWQPVDEFLSQHSDLKVNDTLCSSCAEQWRQGDAGGDLRAGVQRAAEGSDEQAGL, encoded by the coding sequence ATGAGTATCTTGATTGTCGACGATGCGCCTGAACAACTGTTGATACTCGAGCGGGTCTTGCGCGCAGCCGGGTATGAGAAGACGCACGCCGTCAGTTCTGCCGCCGCGGCCTTTGATCTGCTGGGTATCGGCGTCGCGGGCGCGACCCCGATGCCCGTGGATCTGATTCTTATGGATTTGATGATGCCGGACGTCGACGGGCTGCAGGCCTGTCGCAAGATCAAGGCGGTACCCCAATTGTCCCATATCCCGATCATCGTCGTGACCGCCAAGACGGATGCTGAAAGTCTCCAACGGGCCTTCATCGCAGGGGCAACGGACTATATTCGCAAGCCGGTCATTCCCGTGGAACTCATCGGACGGACCTGCTCCGTGCTCAGCCAGAAATTAGAAATGGATCTGCGCAAAAAGCGGGAGCGTGAACTCGAGGAGGCCTTGAGGGAATTGAAGGTCCTGAGAGGGTATGCTCCGATTTGCTGCGGCTGCAAGAAGATTAGAAACGCGGACGGACAGTGGCAGCCTGTCGATGAGTTTCTGTCGCAGCATTCCGACCTCAAGGTCAACGACACGCTCTGCTCCTCCTGCGCGGAGCAGTGGCGACAGGGTGATGCGGGAGGGGACCTGCGGGCCGGCGTTCAGCGGGCAGCCGAGGGTTCCGACGAGCAGGCCGGGTTGTAA
- a CDS encoding ATP/GTP-binding protein — protein sequence MDQLTLMTEGLPEPEDMLLSMILSFASDQLQCPCSVIKSGNPHAVLYDLSNPRSKMMWEQACHTVSPIAVAVSDSPVPGAQWVLRKPIRTHSLTAFLNDLSSHVMKASLPLATPSDEPLVADPYAALKTRLTSVATRRAVQDGGFREIKLLFAGSVAAGKSTAIESISDVPTIRTDVAASDHVSKLKPLTTVAMDYGEMGLDDGRRLRLYGAPGQRRYDFMSKILCKGALGLVILLDNRIVNPLAELDYYSFIFSDLIESTAMVVGVTHRDQAQEPALQKYEDYFRVRQQPWPVFPVDPRKRSDVVTLVSALVSMLEQTRKPMVRR from the coding sequence ATGGATCAACTCACACTCATGACAGAGGGACTGCCGGAGCCGGAGGATATGCTGTTGTCGATGATTCTCTCCTTCGCCTCCGACCAGCTGCAATGTCCCTGTTCGGTGATCAAGTCCGGAAATCCCCATGCGGTGCTGTACGATTTATCCAATCCTCGGAGCAAAATGATGTGGGAGCAGGCATGCCACACCGTGTCGCCGATTGCCGTGGCCGTGTCTGATTCGCCGGTGCCCGGTGCCCAATGGGTATTGCGTAAGCCCATCCGGACCCACAGCCTGACGGCGTTTCTCAATGACCTGTCCAGCCATGTCATGAAGGCGTCCCTTCCGCTAGCGACCCCGTCGGACGAACCGCTTGTAGCCGATCCGTATGCAGCCCTGAAGACCCGGTTGACGTCGGTGGCGACAAGGCGGGCCGTCCAGGATGGCGGGTTTCGAGAGATCAAATTGCTCTTTGCAGGGAGTGTGGCCGCAGGGAAATCCACGGCCATCGAGTCCATCAGCGACGTTCCCACGATCAGAACGGACGTGGCGGCATCCGACCATGTCTCCAAGCTCAAGCCTTTGACGACGGTTGCGATGGACTATGGAGAGATGGGATTGGACGATGGACGACGGTTGCGGTTGTATGGAGCTCCCGGGCAGCGCCGCTATGACTTCATGAGCAAGATTCTTTGCAAGGGGGCATTGGGGCTCGTCATTCTGCTGGATAACCGCATCGTGAATCCGCTGGCGGAACTGGACTACTACAGTTTCATATTTTCCGATCTGATCGAGTCCACGGCCATGGTGGTCGGGGTGACGCATCGCGATCAAGCGCAGGAACCGGCGCTGCAGAAGTATGAGGACTATTTCCGTGTTCGGCAGCAGCCATGGCCGGTGTTTCCCGTCGACCCACGAAAGCGGTCCGATGTGGTGACGCTGGTCAGCGCCTTGGTGTCGATGCTGGAGCAGACGCGAAAACCGATGGTCCGCCGCTGA
- a CDS encoding carboxypeptidase regulatory-like domain-containing protein, whose translation MKPTLRSILCSWSLAVVSALTAAPAGAYDEIAVQDGGTVTGTVQFDGEVPDPTRFELRRSPDRGYCGALSDGSGYRFLREVAVGPGHGLKDVVITIDGVEKGKAFDLVETKLEANICQFVPFVSVMRDRHMLTVTNIDSVAHDLQIYERDQDHIFIMFHRPALTKAGTRDLIRMTGGRRAVIMQCGMHPYMQGHGVAVDNPYYAITNLDGTFTISDLPPGSYRLRAWHPTLGEQVREITVAAKGTVQTELTFKER comes from the coding sequence ATGAAGCCAACCTTGCGGAGCATCCTGTGTAGTTGGAGCCTTGCAGTCGTGTCAGCGCTCACCGCGGCGCCAGCCGGTGCCTATGATGAAATCGCCGTCCAAGACGGCGGGACCGTCACCGGCACCGTACAGTTCGATGGAGAGGTGCCGGATCCGACCCGTTTTGAGTTGCGTCGGTCTCCTGATCGTGGGTATTGCGGAGCCTTGTCGGATGGGTCGGGCTATCGGTTTTTGCGCGAAGTCGCGGTCGGGCCGGGGCATGGCTTGAAGGACGTCGTCATCACCATCGACGGCGTGGAGAAGGGCAAAGCCTTTGATTTAGTGGAAACGAAACTGGAAGCGAACATTTGCCAGTTCGTCCCGTTTGTGTCCGTCATGCGCGACCGTCACATGTTGACCGTGACGAACATCGATTCCGTGGCGCACGACCTGCAAATCTACGAGCGGGACCAGGATCATATTTTCATCATGTTTCACCGACCTGCCCTCACGAAGGCCGGGACGCGGGATCTCATTCGCATGACCGGTGGGCGTCGGGCCGTGATCATGCAGTGCGGGATGCATCCGTACATGCAGGGACACGGGGTGGCGGTGGACAATCCTTACTATGCCATCACGAATCTTGACGGGACGTTCACCATTTCCGACTTGCCGCCAGGGTCCTATCGGTTGCGGGCGTGGCATCCGACCTTGGGCGAGCAGGTTCGCGAGATTACTGTGGCAGCCAAGGGTACCGTGCAGACTGAGTTGACCTTCAAGGAGAGGTAA